Part of the Lotus japonicus ecotype B-129 chromosome 6, LjGifu_v1.2 genome, GGTGTGCATGGCAATTTCAATGTCGAAGTGGATATGGAAGAAACGGGCCTTGAATGCACGGCAAAGGCACACGGCGGCAGCATCAATACCGGTTATCTTACCGATGAGGGAGCAGCAGCGCTCTCTTTTTTCTGGAGGATGAACCACCGCGTTCAACAAGCCTGAGCAAACACCCAATTCCAAGTAAGGACAAGTAGTAGGTGATGCTTCAGGGGATTGGGCGGGTGCAAGTGATGCTTTGGGGAATTGGGCGGAGGAGCCAAGGGTGGAGAACAAAAAGAGGTTAACTAGCAGGAGAAGTACTACTGCAGCACTCTTTGAAGATCCCATTTTCTATTTAGTTTGCTTGTGGTGGATGGATGGACATTGTCAGGCTAGTTACTCAATTTATAGGCAAAGTTTTCTTTTTATTGGGTTTTGTCAAATTGAATTAATGGAGGGTGAATGGAGGTGTACCTATATCCATCTTACTATCTGTCTATTCCGCCAAATTAATTAGTTTGAATTGCAGAGGCTACTACATACCCTTGAACTAACCTAGACTGTTTGAATTGCAGATGCTACTACATACCCTTGAATTGTAAAGGTGCAAATTGATGAGTTTGAATTGCAGAGGCTACTACATAGTACATACCCTTGAATTGTAAAGGTGGAAATTGATGAGTTTGAACTGCAGAGGCTACTACATACTCTTGAATTGCAAAGGTGCAATAATAGCAGAACCATCAGCAAGTGAACTTTCAAAGCAATGGCTCCCCACATAGACTTACCTTACAAGAAGCTTGGTAAATGTTGATACTTTGTTTGTTCTATCATCCAAACTCACAACTCATGAAAATGGTCAGAAATATAAGGATTTTGCTGGAGCTGCATGGAGCCTAAATTCACAACACTCGTCTCAATAGGAAAGGCCACCTGAAATACTTATATCAGTGAGAGTTTGAGTTTTAAATTAAGGTTTTCAATACATGACATGTGCATGAAAGCATGATTATCAATAGGATGGCAAGCAAATGGTATATACAGGGCCTttgtatgaaaaaaaaatcttaaatttgaatagatTCTAAACACTTTTTTTGGTGGCAAAGCCAAATTCCTCGAATTCATTGAACAACTCAGAGAACGAAAAGAGGCACCTAAAGTGACTGGATTAGTTTCCTCATAGCATGGATAGCACAGACATTGGTATCCTCAATCAATCCAACAAGATAAGTATCTGCAGCTTCCTGAGGAGCAAGAACAACATGGCTCGAGATCACCACCAACAAATTCAAACCAGATTTCtaagaagcaaaagaaaaaatatactaaATCAATGGTAGAATGAGAAATGCTTGTAAGTTGTAATACATTCTCTTGAACACTCTTTCGAACACACTTTATGTGATTGGTTTATATTTTGAAAAGTTCAACAATTTTTAACTAGTGAGAAATGTGttgacattttaaaaaataaaccaatTAAATGAAGAATGTTATAAAAGTATAAAAGTATATCCAGGGGACATGTAAAATCAGAACTCATATAAAAGTATACGCATTTTTTTAACAGCCAAGATATATTGAAAGGAAGTAAAGGGGTATTtcaaacccaatacaaagagatAAACAAAAAATGACAACAAAGAGAAAGTCCCAAAATTCCAGTACCATGCTAGATTAGATCACTCCCTCTTTCAACATTCCTTAGCAGTCAGAGGGATCAGACCCAGCAACTCATCCAAATCATCTATAGGGGCAGCAATTACATGATAAAAACTAGAAGGCTTCTGGGCCCTCACTTGCAAACATATACTACTGAATGTAACTTTAATGATTGAAACCACAGTACCAGCATCCTATTCCTACCTCTATAGTTCAGCCCCCAGTTGCAGCCACAGAACCATCTTATAATTTGTCTATCAGCCTCCCAACCTCAATGAGAATGGCAAAGACATTACAATATGCCAACTCCAAGGCCTAAAACCTTACAACAACAGCCAACCTTAAGAAATCTAAAAAAGTGTCCTATATATCAACCTTGCTGATATTGTCATTAATTCAGCACCATAATAGTACATAACATCCCACGACCTCAGCGACCCGAGATCATCAACAAACAATAGCTCTACAGTCTACACCAATATTTGTGACTTGTGAGCTGATACTCAAACATAGTAACCTGTCATCAGACCTCAATATACACCTATATCCCAACATAGCACACTTCATCAAATTTAAGCAATGGAAGATCAGATACAGAGATTCCAGTTACAATCTATACTATTCTGCAATTGCAACATTTGTTATGAAATCGAACTGGTAAAGAAAATGCTCAATAATTTTTAAAACTCAACTACAAAGAAGGTTTCTAGTGCACATTGCAATTTACAAGCTGTTCTGTCCTTAATCTACACGAGGCACACAATCAAGAAGCTCAATCTAGCAACATGTTTGTGAGTTTCTCTGAGATAGTGGCATGTTCTTGCAATACGAACACAACCCATTAACAATCGTCgacaaaaacaaagaaaattatGAAAACCTGGTAGCTAGCTGATTCCTTAAATAATAGATTCCTCGTATTCtcgaagttttttttttttgataagctcgTATTCTCGAAGGTGAAAGCGTGCATTGAACGACACTATTCACCTGCGTCGCTTCTTTGTGATTTCATTCATTATCACATCTTCGCCCAGTGGAAGTGGTGGTGGCGCAAGGGCGACCTCATACTCGATATGTGAGAGACTAATCTCCTGAAATACTGTTACACTAAAGTGGAGATCCCTCAAAATCGAATTTATTCATCCCGAAGTTACGGGGCTATTTTGCCAGAGATTCTTAGAGAGTCAAGACTCGAGCCTCTTCCACTTGAACCAACACATTGTGGTATTAGATGCGTTTGTTATTGCTTAGAAAAATGGATTTAaccttataaaaaataattcaatttattttgagcgatttaaaaaaaaactatcttgCACAATGATGAATGCGTTCTTAAAATTTGTTAATTAACTATATTTATTGCAATATTGTTATATATGATGGCATAAAATGACTCTTTAAGTTAAGTCAAGAGTGAGATCTTAACAGACACATTTGGTGACTTCACTGATGTAATGATTGCTTGGAATTTAGGCAAACTTAAAAATGTTGGTTGTGTTTTAAACAACAGCCATGCCCCCCACTTAATGACCAATAAAAAGATGCTTAATGGACTAAAATGTCATGTCATTTGTTTGACTATGTTCCAAGTTTGAA contains:
- the LOC130725684 gene encoding 14 kDa proline-rich protein DC2.15-like; this encodes MGSSKSAAVVLLLLVNLFLFSTLGSSAQFPKASLAPAQSPEASPTTCPYLELGVCSGLLNAVVHPPEKRERCCSLIGKITGIDAAAVCLCRAFKARFFHIHFDIEIAMHTIFNRCGHNLPSDFQCKR